The Salvia miltiorrhiza cultivar Shanhuang (shh) chromosome 1, IMPLAD_Smil_shh, whole genome shotgun sequence genome has a window encoding:
- the LOC131024358 gene encoding rho GTPase-activating protein 7-like isoform X1 — protein sequence MSAPLPAFERPRNVNSNTIFKSGHLLISSKGLGWKSWKKRWFILTRASLVFFKNDPSALPQRGGEVNLTLGGIDLNNSGSVVVREDKKLLTVLFPDGRDGRAFTLKAETSEDLYEWKTALEHALAQAPSAALVMGHNGIFRSDTNDTTEGSFHQWRERRPIKSLVVGRPILLALEDIDGGPSFLEKALRFLEKYGNKVEGILRQSADVEEVERRVQEYEQGKNEFGHDEDAHVIGDCVKHVLRELPSSPVPASCCTALLEAYKVDRTESRVNAMQTAIQETFPEPNRRLLQRILKMMHTISSHASENRMTPSAVAACMAPLLLRPLLAGECEIEDDYDTNGDNSAQLLAAANAANNAQAIITTLLEEYDNIFDDDSLNRCSMSAESQTDTSGSEDSSDDEHPDIKVNGYHDAENEVDPEADYDRERRHSGKLSESSGSASDLYDYKAIGNNDSDDGSPLHNRALATVNVNSDSRPLAATGLSVSEQLDQQRTVCENAIDASSDILGNESQRSMGDILSSMDQELHQSTPGHDMLADKPMPKLSSLSAKKSMFWGKKNARKTPSTESISSSGEEELAIQRLETAKNDLRQRIAKEARGNAILQASLERRKQALHERRLALEQDVARLQEQLQAERDLRAALEVGLSMSSGQFSGTRGMDSKTRAELEEIALAEADVARLKQKVAELHHQLNQQRQHHYGSLPDVNDCYQQAPTQSLPQKHFQQDFDTTLAVCNHERKQRTEESTDLRNIKGPLSTSGVSNKQASWKPFVESTKPSDSKNGEASTSLSTNNLCAVDSASLPSTSKMAEVVEYPRNPTAASSTLVELTTRLDFFKERRSQLMEQLHKLDLNYGSMPHDFVYKLSSPPWN from the exons GGTTAGGATGGAAGTCTTGGAAGAAGCGATGGTTTATCCTTACCCGCGCCTCTTTGGTTTTCTTTAAGAATGACCCT AGTGCACTTCCACAGCGTGGCGGTGAAGTAAATCTAACTTTGGGTGGCATTGATTTGAATAATTCAGGGAG TGTTGTAGTTAGAGAGGACAAGAAATTGCTGACTGTGTTGTTCCCCGATGGACGTGACGGTCGAGCATTTACTCTTAAG GCAGAGACTTCTGAGGATTTGTATGAGTGGAAGACAGCCCTTGAGCATGCTCTTGCACAAGCACCAAGTGCTGCTCTTGTGATGGGACATAATGGGATATTTAGAAGTGATACAAATGATACAACTGAAGGCTCGTTTCATCAAT GGAGAGAAAGACGGCCAATTAAATCGCTGGTTGTCGGACGCCCAATTTTGCTTGCGCTGGAGGATATAGATGGAGGCCCATCCTTCTTGGAAAAAGCACTTAGGTTTCTTGAGAAGTATG GAAATAAAGTTGAAGGAATTCTGCGGCAGTCTGCAGATGTTGAAGAAGTGGAGCGAAGAGTTCAAGAATATGAACAAG GCAAGAATGAATTTGGTCATGATGAGGATGCTCATGTCATTGGCGACTGCGTTAAG CATGTTCTTAGGGAGCTACCTTCATCTCCTGTTCCTGCATCCTGCTGCACTGCTTTGTTGGAAGCCTATA AAGTTGACCGCACGGAGTCACGGGTGAATGCAATGCAAACTGCTATTCAAGAAACATTTCCTGAACCCAATAGACGCCTCTTACAGAG AATTCTCAAGATGATGCATACAATTTCCTCTCATGCTTCAGAGAATCGGATGACTCCATCTGCAGTTGCTGCTTGTATGGCTCCGTTGCTCTTGCGACCACTTTTAGCTGGGGAATGCGAAATAGAGGATGATTATGATACTAATGGAGATAACTCTGCGCAGCTTCTTGCTGCTGCCAATGCAGCTAATAATGCCCAAGCAATTATTACTACGCTATTGGAGGAATATGATAATATTTTTGAT GATGATAGTCTGAACAGATGTTCAATGTCCGCGGAATCTCAAACTGATACTAGTGGAAGTGAAGATTCAAGCGATGATGAACATCCAGACATAAAGGTCAATGGTTATCATGATGCTGAAAATGAAGTTGATCCTGAAGCTGACTACGATCGTGAACGTAGACACAGTGGGAAGTTAAGTGAAAGCAGTGGCTCTGCCAGTGATCTGTATGATTATAAG GCCATTGGGAATAATGATTCAGATGATGGATCTCCCTTGCATAATCGTGCTTTAGCAACTGTAAATGTAAACTCCGACTCTAGACCTCTAGCTGCAACTGGTCTTTCAGTTAGTGAGCAACTTGACCAACAGAGGACGGTATGTGAAAATGCGATTGATGCCTCTTCTGATATACTCGGTAATGAATCACAACGATCTATGGGAGATATATTGTCTTCTATGGATCAAGAGCTGCATCAATCTACTCCTGGACATGACATGCTAGCGGATAAGCCAATGCCCAAACTTTCCAGTCTCAGTGCCAAGAAATCAATGTTCTGGGGGAAGAAAAAT GCCAGAAAAACTCCTTCAACAGAGTCAATTAGTTCTTCTGGCGAAGAAGA GCTGGCCATCCAGAGATTGGAGACTGCAAAGAATGATCTGCGTCAGAGGATTGCAAAAGAG GCAAGAGGAAATGCAATTTTACAAGCTAGCTTGGAGAGAAGAAAGCAAGCTTTGCATGAGCGTCGGTTGGCACTTGAACAAGAT GTAGCAAGGCTGCAAGAACAGTTGCAAGCTGAGAGAGACTTACGAGCAGCTCTTGAAGTTGGCTTAAGCATGTCATCTGGCCAGTTTTCTGGCACCCGCGGCATGGATTCAAAG ACGAGGGCTGAGCTTGAGGAAATAGCTCTTGCTGAGGCAGATGTAGCCAGATTGAAGCAGAAAGTTGCTGAGCTTCACCATCAGCTAAACCAGCAGCGTCAGCATCACTATGGCTCTCTTCCAGATGTAAATGATTGTTATCAACAAGCTCCAACTCAAAGTTTGCCGCA AAAGCATTTCCAACAAGATTTTGACACAACACTTGCTGTTTGTAACCACGAAAGGAAACAAAGGACCGAG GAATCGACAGACCTGAGAAATATCAAAGGACCATTGTCAACATCAGGAGTCAGTAATAAGCAGGCTTCTTGGAAGCCATTTGTGGAATCGACAAAGCCGAGCGATTCTAAAAATGGTGAAGCATCCACAAGCTTATCCACCAACAATCTATGTGCTGTTGATTCTGCATCTCTGCCCTCTACTTCTAAGATGGCTGAG GTGGTGGAATATCCTCGAAATCCAACAGCAGCATCGTCGACATTGGTAGAATTGACAACGCGGTTGGACTTCTTCAAGGAGAGGAGATCGCAGCTGATGGAACAACTCCACAAGCTGGATTTAAACTATGGATCCATGCCTCACGATTTTGTGTATAAACTTTCTTCTCCTCCTTGGAACTAA
- the LOC131024358 gene encoding rho GTPase-activating protein 7-like isoform X3, translating into MSAPLPAFERPRNVNSNTIFKSGHLLISSKGLGWKSWKKRWFILTRASLVFFKNDPSALPQRGGEVNLTLGGIDLNNSGSVVVREDKKLLTVLFPDGRDGRAFTLKAETSEDLYEWKTALEHALAQAPSAALVMGHNGIFRSDTNDTTEGSFHQWRERRPIKSLVVGRPILLALEDIDGGPSFLEKALRFLEKYGNKVEGILRQSADVEEVERRVQEYEQGKNEFGHDEDAHVIGDCVKHVLRELPSSPVPASCCTALLEAYIDRTESRVNAMQTAIQETFPEPNRRLLQRILKMMHTISSHASENRMTPSAVAACMAPLLLRPLLAGECEIEDDYDTNGDNSAQLLAAANAANNAQAIITTLLEEYDNIFDDDSLNRCSMSAESQTDTSGSEDSSDDEHPDIKVNGYHDAENEVDPEADYDRERRHSGKLSESSGSASDLYDYKAIGNNDSDDGSPLHNRALATVNVNSDSRPLAATGLSVSEQLDQQRTVCENAIDASSDILGNESQRSMGDILSSMDQELHQSTPGHDMLADKPMPKLSSLSAKKSMFWGKKNARKTPSTESISSSGEEELAIQRLETAKNDLRQRIAKEARGNAILQASLERRKQALHERRLALEQDVARLQEQLQAERDLRAALEVGLSMSSGQFSGTRGMDSKTRAELEEIALAEADVARLKQKVAELHHQLNQQRQHHYGSLPDVNDCYQQAPTQSLPQKHFQQDFDTTLAVCNHERKQRTEESTDLRNIKGPLSTSGVSNKQASWKPFVESTKPSDSKNGEASTSLSTNNLCAVDSASLPSTSKMAEVVEYPRNPTAASSTLVELTTRLDFFKERRSQLMEQLHKLDLNYGSMPHDFVYKLSSPPWN; encoded by the exons GGTTAGGATGGAAGTCTTGGAAGAAGCGATGGTTTATCCTTACCCGCGCCTCTTTGGTTTTCTTTAAGAATGACCCT AGTGCACTTCCACAGCGTGGCGGTGAAGTAAATCTAACTTTGGGTGGCATTGATTTGAATAATTCAGGGAG TGTTGTAGTTAGAGAGGACAAGAAATTGCTGACTGTGTTGTTCCCCGATGGACGTGACGGTCGAGCATTTACTCTTAAG GCAGAGACTTCTGAGGATTTGTATGAGTGGAAGACAGCCCTTGAGCATGCTCTTGCACAAGCACCAAGTGCTGCTCTTGTGATGGGACATAATGGGATATTTAGAAGTGATACAAATGATACAACTGAAGGCTCGTTTCATCAAT GGAGAGAAAGACGGCCAATTAAATCGCTGGTTGTCGGACGCCCAATTTTGCTTGCGCTGGAGGATATAGATGGAGGCCCATCCTTCTTGGAAAAAGCACTTAGGTTTCTTGAGAAGTATG GAAATAAAGTTGAAGGAATTCTGCGGCAGTCTGCAGATGTTGAAGAAGTGGAGCGAAGAGTTCAAGAATATGAACAAG GCAAGAATGAATTTGGTCATGATGAGGATGCTCATGTCATTGGCGACTGCGTTAAG CATGTTCTTAGGGAGCTACCTTCATCTCCTGTTCCTGCATCCTGCTGCACTGCTTTGTTGGAAGCCTATA TTGACCGCACGGAGTCACGGGTGAATGCAATGCAAACTGCTATTCAAGAAACATTTCCTGAACCCAATAGACGCCTCTTACAGAG AATTCTCAAGATGATGCATACAATTTCCTCTCATGCTTCAGAGAATCGGATGACTCCATCTGCAGTTGCTGCTTGTATGGCTCCGTTGCTCTTGCGACCACTTTTAGCTGGGGAATGCGAAATAGAGGATGATTATGATACTAATGGAGATAACTCTGCGCAGCTTCTTGCTGCTGCCAATGCAGCTAATAATGCCCAAGCAATTATTACTACGCTATTGGAGGAATATGATAATATTTTTGAT GATGATAGTCTGAACAGATGTTCAATGTCCGCGGAATCTCAAACTGATACTAGTGGAAGTGAAGATTCAAGCGATGATGAACATCCAGACATAAAGGTCAATGGTTATCATGATGCTGAAAATGAAGTTGATCCTGAAGCTGACTACGATCGTGAACGTAGACACAGTGGGAAGTTAAGTGAAAGCAGTGGCTCTGCCAGTGATCTGTATGATTATAAG GCCATTGGGAATAATGATTCAGATGATGGATCTCCCTTGCATAATCGTGCTTTAGCAACTGTAAATGTAAACTCCGACTCTAGACCTCTAGCTGCAACTGGTCTTTCAGTTAGTGAGCAACTTGACCAACAGAGGACGGTATGTGAAAATGCGATTGATGCCTCTTCTGATATACTCGGTAATGAATCACAACGATCTATGGGAGATATATTGTCTTCTATGGATCAAGAGCTGCATCAATCTACTCCTGGACATGACATGCTAGCGGATAAGCCAATGCCCAAACTTTCCAGTCTCAGTGCCAAGAAATCAATGTTCTGGGGGAAGAAAAAT GCCAGAAAAACTCCTTCAACAGAGTCAATTAGTTCTTCTGGCGAAGAAGA GCTGGCCATCCAGAGATTGGAGACTGCAAAGAATGATCTGCGTCAGAGGATTGCAAAAGAG GCAAGAGGAAATGCAATTTTACAAGCTAGCTTGGAGAGAAGAAAGCAAGCTTTGCATGAGCGTCGGTTGGCACTTGAACAAGAT GTAGCAAGGCTGCAAGAACAGTTGCAAGCTGAGAGAGACTTACGAGCAGCTCTTGAAGTTGGCTTAAGCATGTCATCTGGCCAGTTTTCTGGCACCCGCGGCATGGATTCAAAG ACGAGGGCTGAGCTTGAGGAAATAGCTCTTGCTGAGGCAGATGTAGCCAGATTGAAGCAGAAAGTTGCTGAGCTTCACCATCAGCTAAACCAGCAGCGTCAGCATCACTATGGCTCTCTTCCAGATGTAAATGATTGTTATCAACAAGCTCCAACTCAAAGTTTGCCGCA AAAGCATTTCCAACAAGATTTTGACACAACACTTGCTGTTTGTAACCACGAAAGGAAACAAAGGACCGAG GAATCGACAGACCTGAGAAATATCAAAGGACCATTGTCAACATCAGGAGTCAGTAATAAGCAGGCTTCTTGGAAGCCATTTGTGGAATCGACAAAGCCGAGCGATTCTAAAAATGGTGAAGCATCCACAAGCTTATCCACCAACAATCTATGTGCTGTTGATTCTGCATCTCTGCCCTCTACTTCTAAGATGGCTGAG GTGGTGGAATATCCTCGAAATCCAACAGCAGCATCGTCGACATTGGTAGAATTGACAACGCGGTTGGACTTCTTCAAGGAGAGGAGATCGCAGCTGATGGAACAACTCCACAAGCTGGATTTAAACTATGGATCCATGCCTCACGATTTTGTGTATAAACTTTCTTCTCCTCCTTGGAACTAA
- the LOC131024358 gene encoding rho GTPase-activating protein 7-like isoform X2, translated as MSAPLPAFERPRNVNSNTIFKSGHLLISSKGLGWKSWKKRWFILTRASLVFFKNDPSALPQRGGEVNLTLGGIDLNNSGSVVVREDKKLLTVLFPDGRDGRAFTLKAETSEDLYEWKTALEHALAQAPSAALVMGHNGIFRSDTNDTTEGSFHQWRERRPIKSLVVGRPILLALEDIDGGPSFLEKALRFLEKYGNKVEGILRQSADVEEVERRVQEYEQGKNEFGHDEDAHVIGDCVKHVLRELPSSPVPASCCTALLEAYKVDRTESRVNAMQTAIQETFPEPNRRLLQRILKMMHTISSHASENRMTPSAVAACMAPLLLRPLLAGECEIEDDYDTNGDNSAQLLAAANAANNAQAIITTLLEEYDNIFDDDSLNRCSMSAESQTDTSGSEDSSDDEHPDIKVNGYHDAENEVDPEADYDRERRHSGKLSESSGSASDLYDYKAIGNNDSDDGSPLHNRALATVNVNSDSRPLAATGLSVSEQLDQQRTVCENAIDASSDILGNESQRSMGDILSSMDQELHQSTPGHDMLADKPMPKLSSLSAKKSMFWGKKNARKTPSTESISSSGEEELAIQRLETAKNDLRQRIAKEARGNAILQASLERRKQALHERRLALEQDVTRLQEQLQAERDLRAALEVGLSMSSGQFSGTRGMDSKTRAELEEIALAEADVARLKQKVAELHHQLNQQRQHHYGSLPDVNDCYQQAPTQSLPQKHFQQDFDTTLAVCNHERKQRTEESTDLRNIKGPLSTSGVSNKQASWKPFVESTKPSDSKNGEASTSLSTNNLCAVDSASLPSTSKMAEVVEYPRNPTAASSTLVELTTRLDFFKERRSQLMEQLHKLDLNYGSMPHDFVYKLSSPPWN; from the exons GGTTAGGATGGAAGTCTTGGAAGAAGCGATGGTTTATCCTTACCCGCGCCTCTTTGGTTTTCTTTAAGAATGACCCT AGTGCACTTCCACAGCGTGGCGGTGAAGTAAATCTAACTTTGGGTGGCATTGATTTGAATAATTCAGGGAG TGTTGTAGTTAGAGAGGACAAGAAATTGCTGACTGTGTTGTTCCCCGATGGACGTGACGGTCGAGCATTTACTCTTAAG GCAGAGACTTCTGAGGATTTGTATGAGTGGAAGACAGCCCTTGAGCATGCTCTTGCACAAGCACCAAGTGCTGCTCTTGTGATGGGACATAATGGGATATTTAGAAGTGATACAAATGATACAACTGAAGGCTCGTTTCATCAAT GGAGAGAAAGACGGCCAATTAAATCGCTGGTTGTCGGACGCCCAATTTTGCTTGCGCTGGAGGATATAGATGGAGGCCCATCCTTCTTGGAAAAAGCACTTAGGTTTCTTGAGAAGTATG GAAATAAAGTTGAAGGAATTCTGCGGCAGTCTGCAGATGTTGAAGAAGTGGAGCGAAGAGTTCAAGAATATGAACAAG GCAAGAATGAATTTGGTCATGATGAGGATGCTCATGTCATTGGCGACTGCGTTAAG CATGTTCTTAGGGAGCTACCTTCATCTCCTGTTCCTGCATCCTGCTGCACTGCTTTGTTGGAAGCCTATA AAGTTGACCGCACGGAGTCACGGGTGAATGCAATGCAAACTGCTATTCAAGAAACATTTCCTGAACCCAATAGACGCCTCTTACAGAG AATTCTCAAGATGATGCATACAATTTCCTCTCATGCTTCAGAGAATCGGATGACTCCATCTGCAGTTGCTGCTTGTATGGCTCCGTTGCTCTTGCGACCACTTTTAGCTGGGGAATGCGAAATAGAGGATGATTATGATACTAATGGAGATAACTCTGCGCAGCTTCTTGCTGCTGCCAATGCAGCTAATAATGCCCAAGCAATTATTACTACGCTATTGGAGGAATATGATAATATTTTTGAT GATGATAGTCTGAACAGATGTTCAATGTCCGCGGAATCTCAAACTGATACTAGTGGAAGTGAAGATTCAAGCGATGATGAACATCCAGACATAAAGGTCAATGGTTATCATGATGCTGAAAATGAAGTTGATCCTGAAGCTGACTACGATCGTGAACGTAGACACAGTGGGAAGTTAAGTGAAAGCAGTGGCTCTGCCAGTGATCTGTATGATTATAAG GCCATTGGGAATAATGATTCAGATGATGGATCTCCCTTGCATAATCGTGCTTTAGCAACTGTAAATGTAAACTCCGACTCTAGACCTCTAGCTGCAACTGGTCTTTCAGTTAGTGAGCAACTTGACCAACAGAGGACGGTATGTGAAAATGCGATTGATGCCTCTTCTGATATACTCGGTAATGAATCACAACGATCTATGGGAGATATATTGTCTTCTATGGATCAAGAGCTGCATCAATCTACTCCTGGACATGACATGCTAGCGGATAAGCCAATGCCCAAACTTTCCAGTCTCAGTGCCAAGAAATCAATGTTCTGGGGGAAGAAAAAT GCCAGAAAAACTCCTTCAACAGAGTCAATTAGTTCTTCTGGCGAAGAAGA GCTGGCCATCCAGAGATTGGAGACTGCAAAGAATGATCTGCGTCAGAGGATTGCAAAAGAG GCAAGAGGAAATGCAATTTTACAAGCTAGCTTGGAGAGAAGAAAGCAAGCTTTGCATGAGCGTCGGTTGGCACTTGAACAAGATGTGA CAAGGCTGCAAGAACAGTTGCAAGCTGAGAGAGACTTACGAGCAGCTCTTGAAGTTGGCTTAAGCATGTCATCTGGCCAGTTTTCTGGCACCCGCGGCATGGATTCAAAG ACGAGGGCTGAGCTTGAGGAAATAGCTCTTGCTGAGGCAGATGTAGCCAGATTGAAGCAGAAAGTTGCTGAGCTTCACCATCAGCTAAACCAGCAGCGTCAGCATCACTATGGCTCTCTTCCAGATGTAAATGATTGTTATCAACAAGCTCCAACTCAAAGTTTGCCGCA AAAGCATTTCCAACAAGATTTTGACACAACACTTGCTGTTTGTAACCACGAAAGGAAACAAAGGACCGAG GAATCGACAGACCTGAGAAATATCAAAGGACCATTGTCAACATCAGGAGTCAGTAATAAGCAGGCTTCTTGGAAGCCATTTGTGGAATCGACAAAGCCGAGCGATTCTAAAAATGGTGAAGCATCCACAAGCTTATCCACCAACAATCTATGTGCTGTTGATTCTGCATCTCTGCCCTCTACTTCTAAGATGGCTGAG GTGGTGGAATATCCTCGAAATCCAACAGCAGCATCGTCGACATTGGTAGAATTGACAACGCGGTTGGACTTCTTCAAGGAGAGGAGATCGCAGCTGATGGAACAACTCCACAAGCTGGATTTAAACTATGGATCCATGCCTCACGATTTTGTGTATAAACTTTCTTCTCCTCCTTGGAACTAA